In Mustela erminea isolate mMusErm1 chromosome 15, mMusErm1.Pri, whole genome shotgun sequence, the following proteins share a genomic window:
- the LOC116574569 gene encoding basic proline-rich protein-like: protein MRQATGRKCHKPGPLLFRDDLCNVRRGSGAARDADRSLGADSRRGRSRSAPPTRSRGFARRGRLRPPPRVALLPPRGRPGPPAGSQAPRPRSGLSGPPSRLPPSPSRRHPPRTSVRAAAAARKAPPAARPEDTAPRGPTGPRPVCGPAGVPAPRALLTRTVRPAPRVPRSRGFRPPRAPHRPRPRPRPRPGGVRAAGQRPPERRPVRPAQRPRVLELAGPGRPPPPRLVPEASAPALAAPRPPPAPPASAAPGPGVAGDSGAQAGGGWAKAARRPRRSRDPRAPVPGAPSAAARRRGRWEATPRATYPAPRRLQRLPARPSAHAPRHGRAVLVVGVCARTPAPERAPGTATGHSAELQRPACIAPPGGSRDPSAPCPTNPDVHCAVRGLTGPKGSLSYKSRRALRRPGADGTQAPPPYAGAPPAGGVLCGGAPERWTGRRDPPRAGPRPGPRPGGGLAPWKGMRLRRAPVGSSAAGAGERGPGRTSAGSCPGEPRSRPGRGGLEARPAAVCAPPAPRPLLLPRAAGPLLAPGSRPLPAPRAPPPPGRAHARPPGARPLRVPPRPPLGSQVPASDPARQPEPLVRPCGPGSGQGGDPRRPADTAGPGAAVGPQRARVPS, encoded by the exons ATGCGGCAGGCCACGGGGAGGAAATGCCATAAACCCGGGCCCCTGCTCTTCCGAGATGACCTCTGT AACGTCCGCCGGGGCAGCGGGGCAGCCCGGGACGCCGACCGGTCCCTCGGCGCGGACAGCCGGCGGGGGCGGAGTCGGTCCGCGCCCCCGACGCGCTCCCGGGGCTTCGCGCGGCGCGGGCGGCTCCGTCCTCCTCCGCGCGTCGCGCTCCTGCCGCCCCGGGGCCGTCCGGGGCCTCCCGCCGGGTCCCAAGCCCCGCGTCCCCGGTCCGGGCTCTCCGGCCCGCCCTCCCGTCTCCCTCCCTCGCCCTCACGCCGCCACCCTCCCCGCACGTCCGTCCGGGCCGCGGCCGCCGCTCGGAAAGCCCCGCCGGCCGCGCGACCCGAGGACACTGCGCCCCGGGGCCCGACCGGCCCCCGCCCCGTCTGCGGCCCCGCCGGGGTCCCCGCGCCCCGGGCCCTGCTGACCCGCACCGTCCGGCCCGCGCCCCGCGTCCCCCGTTCCCGAGGCTTCCGCCCGCCGCGGGCACCTCACCGGCCCCGACCCCGGCCCCGACCCCGGCCCGGCGGCGTCCGCGCGGCTGGACAGCGGCCCCCGGAGCGCCGGCCCGTCCGTCCCGCCCAGCGTCCGCGCGTCCTCGAACTCGCCGGACCCGGGCGACCCCCGCCTCCACGCCTCGTTCCAGAAGCTTCCGCGCCGGCCCTCGCGGCCCCCCGCCCGCCGCCAGCTCCCCCTGCGTCGGCCGCTCCGGGCCCCGGTGTCGCCGGCGACTCGGGCGCCCAGGCCGGGGGCGGGTGGGCGAAG GCCGCCCGGAGACCCCGCCGCTCCCGTGACCCGCGCGCCCCAGTGCCCGGCGCTCCCTCGGCCGCAGCGCGCAGGAGGGGCCGGTGGGAGGCGACCCCGCGGGCCACCTACCCGGCTCCCCGGCGCCTCCAGCGTCTGCCGGCCCGGCCGTCTGCGCACGCGCCCCGCCACGGCCGAGCGGTCCTGGTCGTCGGCGTCTGCGCCCGGACACCCGCTCCGGAGAGGGCGCCGGGGACTGCGACGGGTCACTCGGCTGAACTCCAACGCCCGGCGTGCATCGCGCCGCCCGGGGGCTCACGGGACCCAAGCGCACCTTGTCCTACAAATCCCGACGTGCACTGCGCCGTCCGGGGGCTCACGGGACCCAAGGGCTCCCTCTCCTACAAATCCCGACGTGCACTGCGCCGCCCGGGGGCCGACGGGACTCAGGCTCCGCCCCCCTACGCGGGCGCCCCTCCCGCCGGCGGCGTCCTCTGCGGCGGCGCTCCGGAGCGGTGGACGGGCCGTCGGGACCCTCCCCGCGCAGGACCGCGTCCGGGTCCCCGCCCCGGGGGCGGACTTGCGCCCTGGAAAGGGATGCGGCTGAGGCGCGCCCCTGTCGGCTCCTCCGCTGCGGGCGCCGGAGAGCGCGGCCCAGGACGCACGTCTGCCGGGTCGTGCCCAGGTGAGCCGCGCTCGCGGCCGGGGCGCGGGGGCCTCGAGGCTCGGCCCGCGGCGGTCTGCGCTCCCCCGGCCCCTCGGCCGCTGCTGCTCCCGCGGGCGGCGGGCCCGCTCCTTGCCCCCGGGTCGCGCCCTCTGCCGGCGCcccgcgcccccccgcccccgggtcGCGCGCACGCCCGGCCTCCTGGTGCGCGGCCCCTTCGCGtcccgccgcggccgccgctcgGCTCCCAGGTTCCCGCCTCAGACCCCGCGCGGCAGCCGGAGCCGCTCGTGCGTCCCTGCGGCCCCGGATCGGGGCAGGGCGGCGACCCCCGCCGGCCGGCTGACACCGCGGGACCCGGAGCGGCCGTCGGGCCCCAGCGAGCGCGGGTGCCTTCCTGA